A single Leptolyngbya ohadii IS1 DNA region contains:
- a CDS encoding helix-hairpin-helix domain-containing protein: protein MGLSEWFNNRTRGKSLQGALQPTRSRLLNDPYYRMQSLEEVRLAAALGIRIDVNQACVDDWLRLPGLSIHQARSLVALSQSGVAFHCIEDIAAALNLPIQRLRPLEPVLQFCYYDPDRLDQIARLNANTASLEQLLRLPAIDPILAQAIVQQRQSRPYRNLADLQQRLNLPASLTADLMHYLVF from the coding sequence ATGGGACTTTCGGAATGGTTCAACAATAGGACGCGGGGAAAATCACTCCAAGGTGCGCTACAGCCCACGCGATCGCGTCTGTTAAACGACCCCTATTACCGGATGCAGTCCCTTGAAGAAGTGAGGTTGGCTGCGGCTTTAGGCATTCGGATTGACGTAAATCAAGCCTGCGTCGATGACTGGCTGCGGCTTCCCGGACTTTCAATCCATCAGGCACGATCGCTGGTTGCCCTCTCTCAGTCCGGCGTTGCGTTCCACTGCATCGAGGATATCGCTGCGGCTTTAAATCTTCCCATTCAGCGCCTTCGCCCCCTGGAACCCGTCCTGCAATTCTGCTACTACGACCCCGATCGCCTGGATCAGATTGCCCGCCTCAATGCCAACACCGCCTCCCTAGAACAGCTCCTGCGCCTCCCTGCGATCGACCCTATCCTGGCACAAGCGATCGTCCAGCAGCGTCAATCCCGCCCCTACCGCAATCTCGCTGACCTCCAGCAGCGCCTCAACCTCCCCGCTTCCCTCACCGCAGACCTGATGCACTATCTTGTCTTTTAG
- a CDS encoding SHOCT domain-containing protein: MVGKSKDRRVAALLALAGAVSPISGWHKFYLGQPGWGCLYLTLSLVNPWNPVPRIASLIEAVWYLFHSEGFEQGLSLPLEAGQARFPFSGIGSEANRSVQTAQQISAIGDALRELEELRQEGLISEYEFEQKRRQLLDAK; this comes from the coding sequence ATGGTGGGAAAATCGAAGGATCGTCGCGTTGCGGCACTGCTGGCGCTGGCTGGGGCTGTCTCGCCGATTTCGGGCTGGCATAAGTTTTATCTGGGGCAACCGGGCTGGGGCTGTCTTTATTTGACGCTCTCGTTGGTAAATCCGTGGAATCCCGTTCCGCGTATCGCCAGCCTGATTGAAGCCGTCTGGTATTTATTTCATTCAGAAGGATTTGAGCAAGGATTATCCCTACCGCTGGAGGCTGGGCAAGCTCGCTTTCCGTTTAGCGGGATCGGCTCCGAAGCCAATCGTTCTGTGCAGACAGCTCAGCAGATTTCAGCCATCGGTGATGCACTGAGGGAGTTAGAAGAATTGCGGCAGGAAGGTTTAATCTCAGAGTATGAATTTGAACAAAAGCGGCGACAGCTCCTGGATGCAAAATAA